Proteins from a single region of Electrophorus electricus isolate fEleEle1 chromosome 5, fEleEle1.pri, whole genome shotgun sequence:
- the LOC113576118 gene encoding uncharacterized protein LOC113576118 isoform X1 — translation MESRPEMSLDLDIGIRQTVKAHLLASQKLLVPSLYNLAPLLDSALAVGILSQDNYQEIKAEKTPQNSARKLLEIVHGQMDESEATRFLQCLKECKQHYPRLRPWLSAHSDIPRGPTERQLQADFSALCSRLGSSVLPVSLALFSSSTLTQFDLERIQASPTPTQQAQILLATCLTKGETACRNFYTALYSEDQQLAEDMNVSNLVKDLSLSNDYEVSNIAMGVEETRDQEGGLLPQSSVLQQVSTRLGVSVDTNARLNVCELGVALGLPRRDVRECLLEGVSIEDMPQLEALVSLFMEKTEDVERLLSRVAELDIKRVQLSERGCLSLKLLQEAEALLRRGSHSHLHSWDPLHDQDHLHGPERLHVGDCRDQCMVWAVFSFLVGDCLAEALEEPELKPSDSLAGMLRQLRGCEWIEAALLQEAEQCWTEGGQENLLQSVRVLAQILRDLHPLQHDLRLSAPAEGVYSCRPSRLHRVTSFQGLSARIIRKALSSMVPASSRQDETPYAPQYRDVCICVAQLLDKVESEVGTGELTNAPVAQVTKCIRLLLSRPAFNSQAFDAGVRYRLLSLAEFSSAQLGLGLGPLAQLHQETLFSLQYHLQPGEHHSFHLYPESVRMLGPSQPRLLSVLSTRGPVAIDNGVEEDFSFKTSEATSFLVQLRCLRYEAGKGRLEVREPCCVLACHLREEGSRAVRWLAVDILGEEDDKMWVREGGGSRWREELADVVQRHSAKLQEEGCCFRVTSSEPLCKVRFSCRGGRLWATPLGGCEVL, via the exons ATGGAATCCAGGCCAGAGATGTCTCTTGATTTAG ATATAGGAATAAGGCAAACGGTGAAGGCTCATCTGCTAGCATCGCAGAAGCTCCTGGTGCCATCTCTGTACAACTTGGCCCCGCTGCTGGACTCTGCTCTGGCTGTTGGCATTCTATCTCAGGATAACTACCAGGAGATAAAGGCTGAGAAGACTCCACAAAACAGTGCCCGCAAACTGCTGGAGATCGTTCATGGTCAGATGGATGAGAGTGAGGCTACACGCTTCCTGCAGTGCCTGAAGGAATGCAAGCAGCACTATCCTCGTCTACGCCCGTGGCTGTCTGCCCATTCAG ATATTCCACGAGGACCCACAG AGCGGCAGCTGCAGGCCGACTTCTCTGCCCTGTGCAGCCGTCTGGGTTCATCTGTGCTGCCTGTCTCCCTGGCCCTGTTCTCCAGCAGCACCCTCACCCAATTTGACCTGGAACGGATCCAGGCGTCACCCACACCTACTCAGCAGGCCCAGATCCTACTGGCCACCTGTCTGACTAAAGGGGAGACTGCCTGCAGGAACTTCTACACAGCTCTATACAGTGAAGACCAGCAGTTGGCTGAGGATATGAATG TCAGTAATTTGGTGAAGGATCTGTCCCTCAGCAACGACTATGAGGTCAGCAATATTGCCATGGGTGTAGAAGAGACAAGAGACCAAGAAGGAGGCCTGCTGCCTCAGTCAA GTGTGCTGCAGCAGGTGAGCACTCGGCTAGGTGTGTCTGTGGACACCAACGCCCGGCTGAATGTCTGCGAGCTGGGTGTGGCGCTGGGCCTGCCCCGTCGGGATGTCAGAGAGTGCCTCTTGGAGGGTGTGAGCATAGAGGACATGCCCCAGCTGGAAGCTCTAGTGTCCCTCTTCATGGAGAAGACGGAGGATGTGGAACGGCTCCTCAGCCGAGTAGCAGAGCTTGACatcaaaa GGGTGCAGCTCTCTGAGAGGGGCTGCTTGTCTCTGAAGCTGCTACAGGAGGCTGAAGCTCTGCTCCGAAGAGGAAGCCACAGTCACCTCCACTCCTGGGACCCCCTGCACGATCAGGATCACCTGCACGGCCCAGAGCGGCTGCATGTTGGGGATTGCAGGGACCAGTGCATGGTGTGGGCCGTTTTCAGCTTCCTTGTGGGGGACTGCCTGGCCGAGGCCCTGGAGGAACCGGAGCTGAAGCCCAGCGACAGCCTGGCTGGGATGCTACGGCAGCTGCGGGGCTGTGAGTGGATAGAGGCAGCGCTCCTGCAGGAGGCGGAGCAGTGCTGGACGGAGGGAGGGCAGGAAAACCTGTTGCAGAGCGTGAGGGTTCTTGCCCAGATACTGAGGGACCTACATCCTTTGCAACACGACCTGCGGCTGTCGGCGCCAGCGGAGGGTGTGTATTCCTGTAGGCCCAGCAGGCTCCACAGGGTCACCTCCTTCCAGGGCCTGTCGGCTCGGATTATCCGGAAAGCCCTGAGCAGTATGGTTCCTGCCTCATCACGCCAGGATGAGACGCCTTACGCTCCACAGTACCGggatgtgtgcatttgtgtggcCCAACTGCTTGATAAGGTCGAGTCAGAAGTGGGCACTGGTGAACTCACGAACGCCCCCGTTGCTCAAGTCACCAAGTGCATTCGCCTCTTGCTCTCCCGACCCGCCTTTAACTCGCAGGCCTTCGACGCAGGCGTTCGGTACCGCTTGCTGTCTCTGGCAGAGTTCAGTTCTGCACAGCTGGGCCTGGGCCTGGGCCCTCTCGCACAACTGCACCAGGAGACCCTGTTCAGCCTGCAGTACCACCTGCAGCCAGGCGAGCACCACAGCTTCCACCTGTATCCGGAATCCGTTCGGATGCTTGGTCCCTCACAGCCACGCCTGCTCTCGGTGCTCAGCACCAGGGGGCCAGTCGCCATAGACAATGGAGTAGAGGAGGACTTCAGTTTCAAAACGTCTGAGGCAACTTCTTTCCTGGTGCAGCTGCGCTGCCTGCGCTACGAGGCGGGCAAAGGGCGTTTGGAGGTTCGAGAGCCATGCTGCGTGCTGGCGTGTCACCTCAGGGAGGAGGGCTCACGGGCGGTTCGTTGGTTAGCGGTGGATATTTTAGGAGAGGAAGATGACAAAatgtgggtgagagagggaggagggagcagGTGGCGGGAAGAACTGGCAGATGTTGTACAGAGACATTCTGCCAAGCTCCAGGAGGAGGGCTGCTGCTTCAGGGTCACAAGCTCAGAGCCACTGTGTAAGGTCAGGTTTAGCTGCAGGGGTGGAAGACTGTGGGCCACACCACTTGGAGGCTGTGAGGTACTCTGA
- the LOC113576118 gene encoding uncharacterized protein LOC113576118 isoform X2, giving the protein MSLDLDIGIRQTVKAHLLASQKLLVPSLYNLAPLLDSALAVGILSQDNYQEIKAEKTPQNSARKLLEIVHGQMDESEATRFLQCLKECKQHYPRLRPWLSAHSDIPRGPTERQLQADFSALCSRLGSSVLPVSLALFSSSTLTQFDLERIQASPTPTQQAQILLATCLTKGETACRNFYTALYSEDQQLAEDMNVSNLVKDLSLSNDYEVSNIAMGVEETRDQEGGLLPQSSVLQQVSTRLGVSVDTNARLNVCELGVALGLPRRDVRECLLEGVSIEDMPQLEALVSLFMEKTEDVERLLSRVAELDIKRVQLSERGCLSLKLLQEAEALLRRGSHSHLHSWDPLHDQDHLHGPERLHVGDCRDQCMVWAVFSFLVGDCLAEALEEPELKPSDSLAGMLRQLRGCEWIEAALLQEAEQCWTEGGQENLLQSVRVLAQILRDLHPLQHDLRLSAPAEGVYSCRPSRLHRVTSFQGLSARIIRKALSSMVPASSRQDETPYAPQYRDVCICVAQLLDKVESEVGTGELTNAPVAQVTKCIRLLLSRPAFNSQAFDAGVRYRLLSLAEFSSAQLGLGLGPLAQLHQETLFSLQYHLQPGEHHSFHLYPESVRMLGPSQPRLLSVLSTRGPVAIDNGVEEDFSFKTSEATSFLVQLRCLRYEAGKGRLEVREPCCVLACHLREEGSRAVRWLAVDILGEEDDKMWVREGGGSRWREELADVVQRHSAKLQEEGCCFRVTSSEPLCKVRFSCRGGRLWATPLGGCEVL; this is encoded by the exons ATGTCTCTTGATTTAG ATATAGGAATAAGGCAAACGGTGAAGGCTCATCTGCTAGCATCGCAGAAGCTCCTGGTGCCATCTCTGTACAACTTGGCCCCGCTGCTGGACTCTGCTCTGGCTGTTGGCATTCTATCTCAGGATAACTACCAGGAGATAAAGGCTGAGAAGACTCCACAAAACAGTGCCCGCAAACTGCTGGAGATCGTTCATGGTCAGATGGATGAGAGTGAGGCTACACGCTTCCTGCAGTGCCTGAAGGAATGCAAGCAGCACTATCCTCGTCTACGCCCGTGGCTGTCTGCCCATTCAG ATATTCCACGAGGACCCACAG AGCGGCAGCTGCAGGCCGACTTCTCTGCCCTGTGCAGCCGTCTGGGTTCATCTGTGCTGCCTGTCTCCCTGGCCCTGTTCTCCAGCAGCACCCTCACCCAATTTGACCTGGAACGGATCCAGGCGTCACCCACACCTACTCAGCAGGCCCAGATCCTACTGGCCACCTGTCTGACTAAAGGGGAGACTGCCTGCAGGAACTTCTACACAGCTCTATACAGTGAAGACCAGCAGTTGGCTGAGGATATGAATG TCAGTAATTTGGTGAAGGATCTGTCCCTCAGCAACGACTATGAGGTCAGCAATATTGCCATGGGTGTAGAAGAGACAAGAGACCAAGAAGGAGGCCTGCTGCCTCAGTCAA GTGTGCTGCAGCAGGTGAGCACTCGGCTAGGTGTGTCTGTGGACACCAACGCCCGGCTGAATGTCTGCGAGCTGGGTGTGGCGCTGGGCCTGCCCCGTCGGGATGTCAGAGAGTGCCTCTTGGAGGGTGTGAGCATAGAGGACATGCCCCAGCTGGAAGCTCTAGTGTCCCTCTTCATGGAGAAGACGGAGGATGTGGAACGGCTCCTCAGCCGAGTAGCAGAGCTTGACatcaaaa GGGTGCAGCTCTCTGAGAGGGGCTGCTTGTCTCTGAAGCTGCTACAGGAGGCTGAAGCTCTGCTCCGAAGAGGAAGCCACAGTCACCTCCACTCCTGGGACCCCCTGCACGATCAGGATCACCTGCACGGCCCAGAGCGGCTGCATGTTGGGGATTGCAGGGACCAGTGCATGGTGTGGGCCGTTTTCAGCTTCCTTGTGGGGGACTGCCTGGCCGAGGCCCTGGAGGAACCGGAGCTGAAGCCCAGCGACAGCCTGGCTGGGATGCTACGGCAGCTGCGGGGCTGTGAGTGGATAGAGGCAGCGCTCCTGCAGGAGGCGGAGCAGTGCTGGACGGAGGGAGGGCAGGAAAACCTGTTGCAGAGCGTGAGGGTTCTTGCCCAGATACTGAGGGACCTACATCCTTTGCAACACGACCTGCGGCTGTCGGCGCCAGCGGAGGGTGTGTATTCCTGTAGGCCCAGCAGGCTCCACAGGGTCACCTCCTTCCAGGGCCTGTCGGCTCGGATTATCCGGAAAGCCCTGAGCAGTATGGTTCCTGCCTCATCACGCCAGGATGAGACGCCTTACGCTCCACAGTACCGggatgtgtgcatttgtgtggcCCAACTGCTTGATAAGGTCGAGTCAGAAGTGGGCACTGGTGAACTCACGAACGCCCCCGTTGCTCAAGTCACCAAGTGCATTCGCCTCTTGCTCTCCCGACCCGCCTTTAACTCGCAGGCCTTCGACGCAGGCGTTCGGTACCGCTTGCTGTCTCTGGCAGAGTTCAGTTCTGCACAGCTGGGCCTGGGCCTGGGCCCTCTCGCACAACTGCACCAGGAGACCCTGTTCAGCCTGCAGTACCACCTGCAGCCAGGCGAGCACCACAGCTTCCACCTGTATCCGGAATCCGTTCGGATGCTTGGTCCCTCACAGCCACGCCTGCTCTCGGTGCTCAGCACCAGGGGGCCAGTCGCCATAGACAATGGAGTAGAGGAGGACTTCAGTTTCAAAACGTCTGAGGCAACTTCTTTCCTGGTGCAGCTGCGCTGCCTGCGCTACGAGGCGGGCAAAGGGCGTTTGGAGGTTCGAGAGCCATGCTGCGTGCTGGCGTGTCACCTCAGGGAGGAGGGCTCACGGGCGGTTCGTTGGTTAGCGGTGGATATTTTAGGAGAGGAAGATGACAAAatgtgggtgagagagggaggagggagcagGTGGCGGGAAGAACTGGCAGATGTTGTACAGAGACATTCTGCCAAGCTCCAGGAGGAGGGCTGCTGCTTCAGGGTCACAAGCTCAGAGCCACTGTGTAAGGTCAGGTTTAGCTGCAGGGGTGGAAGACTGTGGGCCACACCACTTGGAGGCTGTGAGGTACTCTGA